A genome region from Clupea harengus unplaced genomic scaffold, Ch_v2.0.2, whole genome shotgun sequence includes the following:
- the LOC122129153 gene encoding uncharacterized protein LOC122129153, producing MVLTELDDVRAQGSQEGMSCRRKERQDTEDLEAFWDMREITFVELNDHVTQAIRGQASLPQLELLINEIEGKETFIYNVLKLGQVGLGHEMFDIMIRQLRSLKRMRDEAWRCLNVKVSPEKGTRGGKQDKRTVRLNISGGVVDGARETEIVGDSSSEEERDTHPQADPQAPLLPLRFKTAVKNAAQIPFGKVWGRDREDSDLDEEEDSEIAEQCSIKGPHTCRTWGHSVEAGLNSGLPILQENAPNFITHLESEMERNIFLGSMPRSELKDGVTHYVILHRKTEDCLQKQDIDRQRKLVQSQLNYVKGMKKAQTPAPGLGLDLMP from the exons ATGGTATTGACAGAATTAGACGATGTACGGGCACAGGGGTCCCAAGAAGGAATGTCatgcaggaggaaggagagacaggacACAGAAGAT TTAGAAGCATTCTGGGATATGAGAGAGATAACATTTGTTGAATTGAATGATCATGTAACACAAGCAATAAGAGGGCAGGCTTCACTGCCCCAACTGGAGCTGTTGATTAATGAAATCGAGGGAAAAGAGACATTCATTTATAATGTTTTGAAGTTAGGACAAGTAGGATTAGGACATGAGATGTTTGATATAATGATAAGGCAATTACGAAGTTTGAAGAGAATGCGGGATGAGGCGTGGAGATGTCTGAATGTCAAAGTCAGTCCAGAAAAGGGAACACGTGGTGGAAAGCAAGACAAGAGAACAGTACGACTTAATATAAGTGGAGGAGTGGTTGATGGGGCTCGGGAAACAGAAATTGTGGGTGACTCTAGTAGTGAGGAGGAAAGGGACACACATCCACAGGCCGATCCCCAGGCACCATTGCTTCCCTTGAGGTTTAAAACAGCAGTGAAAAACGCAGCACAAATCCCATTTGGGAAAGTGTGGGGTAGGGACAGAGAAGACAGTGACTTagatgaggaggaagactcAGAGATAGCAGAACAGTGCTCTATAAAAGGTCCGCACACATGCCGAACTTGGGGACATTCAGTTGAGGCTGGGCTGAACTCTGGACTACCCATTTTGCAAGAAAATGCTCCAAACTTCATAACTCATctggagagtgagatggagagaaacatcTTTCTTGGATCTATGCCAAGATCAGAATTAAAAGATGGTGTAACTCATTACGTCATtctgcacagaaaaacagaggacTGTCTGCAAAAACAGGACATTGACAGGCAGCGCAAGCTGGTTCAAAGTCAACTGAACTATGTGAAAGGGATGAAGAAAGCCCAAACTCCTGCACCAGGCCTGGGACTGGATCTCATGCCT